One Vigna unguiculata cultivar IT97K-499-35 chromosome 11, ASM411807v1, whole genome shotgun sequence DNA window includes the following coding sequences:
- the LOC114168823 gene encoding B-box zinc finger protein 21-like, giving the protein MKIQCDVCHKEVASLFCPSDEAALCHACDRTIHHANKLADKHKRLSLSNPTSKSTTTLCDICHEKRAYVFCREDRALLCRQCDVSIHDVNEHTKTHDRFLLTGIKLEEKTRTTVSNENIGSFGSSRTLCDTSSVSTSSISEYLIQTIPGYCMEDLLDASFATSNAFSKDYEFPNEDVQVSMCSIPLQSQFSSGSNLCPQFDSLVGVIEMPKAKAGEGYSNWVHDSDYAAYKVPSITHPLVKKSKRSR; this is encoded by the exons ATGAAGATTCAGTGTGATGTGTGTCACAAAGAAGTGGCTTCCTTGTTCTGTCCTTCAGATGAAGCAGCTCTCTGCCATGCTTGTGATCGCACCATCCACCATGCCAACAAGCTCGCAGACAAACACAAACGCCTCTCTCTCAGCAACCCCACTTCGAAATCCACCACCACTCTCTGTGATATCTGTCAT GAGAAGCGTGCTTATGTCTTCTGCAGAGAAGACAGAGCTCTACTTTGCAGACAATGTGATGTTTCCATCCATGATGTCAACGAACACACCAAGACACACGACAGGTTTCTTCTCACTGGAATAAAGCTCgaagaaaaaacaagaacaacCGTTTCAAACGAAAATATTGGTTCTTTTGGTTCTTCTCGCACGCTTTGTGACACGAGCTCGGTTTCAACAAGTAGCATATCTGAGTACTTGATTCAGACCATTCCTGGTTACTGCATGGAAGACCTTTTAGATGCTTCATTTGCTACATCAAATGCTTTCTCTAAG GATTATGAGTTTCCGAATGAAGATGTTCAAGTGAGCATGTGCTCGATCCCACTGCAATCTCAATTTAGCAGTGGTTCCAATCTTTGTCCTCAGTTTGATTCTTTAGTTGGAGTAATTGAAATGCCAAAAGCCAAAGCTGGGGAAGGATACTCCAATTGGGTTCATGATTCTGATTACGCAGCCTACAAAGTTCCCTCGATTACTCATCCtttagtaaaaaaaagtaaacgCTCTCGTTGA